In one window of Camelina sativa cultivar DH55 chromosome 15, Cs, whole genome shotgun sequence DNA:
- the LOC104745769 gene encoding IRK-interacting protein-like isoform X1: MMESVKPMDVASGKGKLRRTFAKVINIKKLTGVVPEDNKVERVKKSQENVTFDKDLVKNAANLSESFDKLEEEYEKRLALEALLAKLFATISSIKSGYAQLQYAQSPYDPNGIQKSDNLVVAELKTLSELKQSFLKNQLDPNPDRTLVLAEIQELRSLLKTYEIMGKKLECQIKLKDSEIIFLKEKFEELMSQNKLMGKRLNQSGQLCNPLDHNLHISALNPTHFVTYLHHTVKSIRGFVKLMVEQMKLAAWEIDMAADAIQPEVFYYKQDHKCFAFEHYVCKVMFEAFHLPFFSNESSSKKKKKSREDKAMFFERFTELRSMKPKEYLASRPKSRFARFCRGKYLQLIHPKMEEAFFGHLHLRNQVTAGEFPETSLCTTFLEMAKRVWLLHCLAFSFDPEASIFQVPKGCRFSEVYMKSVAEEAFFSPEDDVNSSETEPGVAFTVVPGFRIGKTSIQCEVYLSRSCQRRPMR, translated from the exons ATG ATGGAGTCAGTGAAACCAATGGATGTTGCTTCAGGAAAAGGAAAACTCAGACGCACATTTGCCAAGGTTATCAACATTAAGAAGCTAACCGGTGTTGTTCCAGAAGACAACAAGGttgagagagtgaagaagagccAAGAGAATGTTACGTTTGATAAAGATTTAGTGAAGAATGCCGCAAATCTCTCTGAGTCCTTTGACAAACTGGAGGAAGAGTACGAGAAAAGACTTGCTTTGGAAGCTCTTCTCGCAAAGCTGTTTGCTACGATCTCTTCCATAAAATCTGGTTATGCGCAGTTGCAGTATGCTCAGTCTCCATATGATCCAAATGGGATTCAGAAATCAGACAACTTGGTAGTAGCAGAGTTGAAGACATTGTCAGAGCTGAAACAGAGTTTCTTGAAGAACCAGCTTGATCCAAATCCTGATAGAACACTTGTTCTTGCGGAGATTCAAGAACTGAGAAGCCTGTTAAAGACTTATGAGATCATGGGGAAGAAGCTTGAGTGTCAGATAAAGCTTAAAGACTCTGAGATCATATTTCTCAAAGAAAAGTTTGAAGAATTAATGAGTCAGAACAAGTTGATGGGGAAGAGACTAAACCAAAGCGGCCAACTTTGCAATCCACTGGATCATAATCTTCATATATCGGCGCTAAATCCAACCCATTTCGTTACTTATCTACACCACACCGTCAAATCGATCCGAGGATTCGTCAAGTTAATGGTTGAGCAGATGAAACTCGCAGCTTGGGAGATCGATATGGCAGCTGATGCGATACAGCCTGAAGTATTCTATTACAAGCAAGACCACAAGTGTTTCGCTTTCGAGCATTACGTTTGCAAGGTAATGTTTGAAGCGTTTCATCTACCATTCTTCTCAAACGAATCatcatcgaagaagaagaagaagagcagagAAGACAAAGCAATGTTCTTCGAGAGATTCACAGAGCTTAGATCGATGAAACCGAAAGAGTACTTAGCATCACGACCTAAATCAAGATTTGCTAGGTTTTGCAGAGGAAAGTATTTACAGCTCATACATCCCAAAATGGAGGAAGCGTTCTTCGGACATTTGCATCTAAGAAACCAAGTCACTGCAGGTGAGTTCCCGGAGACGAGCTTGTGCACTACGTTTCTCGAAATGGCGAAAAGGGTTTGGCTTTTACATTGCCTTGCTTTCTCCTTCGACCCTGAAGCTTCAATCTTTCAAGTACCTAAAGGTTGTAGATTCTCGGAAGTGTACATGAAGAGCGTGGCGGAAGAAGCGTTTTTCTCGCCGGAGGATGACGTAAACTCGTCGGAGACCGAGCCGGGAGTTGCGTTTACGGTGGTTCCCGGGTTTAGAATTGGGAAAACGTCGATACAATGTGAGGTGTATCTCTCACGTTCATGTCAACGCCGTCCGATGAGATAA
- the LOC104745770 gene encoding transcription factor TGA2.3-like isoform X1 has protein sequence MSQETAISSFKKFQQSWIEQLQHHLNHLRSAQNHHRNSVTGDVERLREAVERVMEHFREYHRAKWATTEKDVVGVMAAPWSSALERSLHWVGGWRPTTLFHLVYTESSILFESRIVDILRGFRTGDLSDLSPSQFRIKFVKGRTVSELQCETVKEENAITEELSEWQDDASELVMGTSSNPEQRIRRLSEIVHRTDDLRLRTITRVVELLSPLQQAEFLIAAAELRTGVAGWGTSHDRRRSSNV, from the exons ATGAGCCAAGAGACAGCGATATCGAGCTTCAAGAAATTCCAACAGTCATGGATCGAGCAGCTACAACACCACCTCAACCACCTCCGTTCAGCTCAAAACCACCACCGGAACTCTGTTACCGGTGACGTGGAACGGCTTAGGGAAGCGGTGGAGAGAGTGATGGAACACTTTAGAGAGTACCACAGGGCGAAGTGGGCGACGACGGAGAAAGACGTGGTTGGAGTTATGGCTGCTCCTTGGTCTTCGGCTCTTGAAAGGTCGCTCCATTGGGTTGGTGGTTGGCGGCCAACCACCTTGTTTCATCTGGTTTATACTGAGTCCAGTATTTTGTTCGAGTCTCGTATTGTTGATATACTTCGTGGCTTTCGCACCGGTGATCTCAGCGATCTCTCTCCTTCTCAGTTCAG GATTAAATTTGTCAAAGGCAGGACGGTTAGTGAGCTACAATGTGAGACGGTGAAGGAAGAGAACGCTATAACGGAAGAGTTATCGGAGTGGCAAGACGATGCGAGCGAACTCGTCATGGGAACATCGTCCAACCCCGAGCAGAGGATCCGACGTCTATCAGAAATCGTCCATCGGACCGATGATCTACGGCTGAGAACGATCACACGTGTGGTGGAACTGCTTAGTCCGCTCCAACAAGCAGAGTTTCTTATCGCTGCGGCTGAGCTTCGTACGGGCGTTGCTGGTTGGGGGACTAGCCACGACCGTCGTCGAAGTTCCAACGTTTGA
- the LOC104745769 gene encoding IRK-interacting protein-like isoform X2 codes for MESVKPMDVASGKGKLRRTFAKVINIKKLTGVVPEDNKVERVKKSQENVTFDKDLVKNAANLSESFDKLEEEYEKRLALEALLAKLFATISSIKSGYAQLQYAQSPYDPNGIQKSDNLVVAELKTLSELKQSFLKNQLDPNPDRTLVLAEIQELRSLLKTYEIMGKKLECQIKLKDSEIIFLKEKFEELMSQNKLMGKRLNQSGQLCNPLDHNLHISALNPTHFVTYLHHTVKSIRGFVKLMVEQMKLAAWEIDMAADAIQPEVFYYKQDHKCFAFEHYVCKVMFEAFHLPFFSNESSSKKKKKSREDKAMFFERFTELRSMKPKEYLASRPKSRFARFCRGKYLQLIHPKMEEAFFGHLHLRNQVTAGEFPETSLCTTFLEMAKRVWLLHCLAFSFDPEASIFQVPKGCRFSEVYMKSVAEEAFFSPEDDVNSSETEPGVAFTVVPGFRIGKTSIQCEVYLSRSCQRRPMR; via the coding sequence ATGGAGTCAGTGAAACCAATGGATGTTGCTTCAGGAAAAGGAAAACTCAGACGCACATTTGCCAAGGTTATCAACATTAAGAAGCTAACCGGTGTTGTTCCAGAAGACAACAAGGttgagagagtgaagaagagccAAGAGAATGTTACGTTTGATAAAGATTTAGTGAAGAATGCCGCAAATCTCTCTGAGTCCTTTGACAAACTGGAGGAAGAGTACGAGAAAAGACTTGCTTTGGAAGCTCTTCTCGCAAAGCTGTTTGCTACGATCTCTTCCATAAAATCTGGTTATGCGCAGTTGCAGTATGCTCAGTCTCCATATGATCCAAATGGGATTCAGAAATCAGACAACTTGGTAGTAGCAGAGTTGAAGACATTGTCAGAGCTGAAACAGAGTTTCTTGAAGAACCAGCTTGATCCAAATCCTGATAGAACACTTGTTCTTGCGGAGATTCAAGAACTGAGAAGCCTGTTAAAGACTTATGAGATCATGGGGAAGAAGCTTGAGTGTCAGATAAAGCTTAAAGACTCTGAGATCATATTTCTCAAAGAAAAGTTTGAAGAATTAATGAGTCAGAACAAGTTGATGGGGAAGAGACTAAACCAAAGCGGCCAACTTTGCAATCCACTGGATCATAATCTTCATATATCGGCGCTAAATCCAACCCATTTCGTTACTTATCTACACCACACCGTCAAATCGATCCGAGGATTCGTCAAGTTAATGGTTGAGCAGATGAAACTCGCAGCTTGGGAGATCGATATGGCAGCTGATGCGATACAGCCTGAAGTATTCTATTACAAGCAAGACCACAAGTGTTTCGCTTTCGAGCATTACGTTTGCAAGGTAATGTTTGAAGCGTTTCATCTACCATTCTTCTCAAACGAATCatcatcgaagaagaagaagaagagcagagAAGACAAAGCAATGTTCTTCGAGAGATTCACAGAGCTTAGATCGATGAAACCGAAAGAGTACTTAGCATCACGACCTAAATCAAGATTTGCTAGGTTTTGCAGAGGAAAGTATTTACAGCTCATACATCCCAAAATGGAGGAAGCGTTCTTCGGACATTTGCATCTAAGAAACCAAGTCACTGCAGGTGAGTTCCCGGAGACGAGCTTGTGCACTACGTTTCTCGAAATGGCGAAAAGGGTTTGGCTTTTACATTGCCTTGCTTTCTCCTTCGACCCTGAAGCTTCAATCTTTCAAGTACCTAAAGGTTGTAGATTCTCGGAAGTGTACATGAAGAGCGTGGCGGAAGAAGCGTTTTTCTCGCCGGAGGATGACGTAAACTCGTCGGAGACCGAGCCGGGAGTTGCGTTTACGGTGGTTCCCGGGTTTAGAATTGGGAAAACGTCGATACAATGTGAGGTGTATCTCTCACGTTCATGTCAACGCCGTCCGATGAGATAA
- the LOC104745770 gene encoding transcription factor TGA2.3-like isoform X2, which yields MSQETAISSFKKFQQSWIEQLQHHLNHLRSAQNHHRNSVTGDVERLREAVERVMEHFREYHRAKWATTEKDVVGVMAAPWSSALERSLHWVGGWRPTTLFHLVYTESSILFESRIVDILRGFRTGDLSDLSPSQFRTVSELQCETVKEENAITEELSEWQDDASELVMGTSSNPEQRIRRLSEIVHRTDDLRLRTITRVVELLSPLQQAEFLIAAAELRTGVAGWGTSHDRRRSSNV from the exons ATGAGCCAAGAGACAGCGATATCGAGCTTCAAGAAATTCCAACAGTCATGGATCGAGCAGCTACAACACCACCTCAACCACCTCCGTTCAGCTCAAAACCACCACCGGAACTCTGTTACCGGTGACGTGGAACGGCTTAGGGAAGCGGTGGAGAGAGTGATGGAACACTTTAGAGAGTACCACAGGGCGAAGTGGGCGACGACGGAGAAAGACGTGGTTGGAGTTATGGCTGCTCCTTGGTCTTCGGCTCTTGAAAGGTCGCTCCATTGGGTTGGTGGTTGGCGGCCAACCACCTTGTTTCATCTGGTTTATACTGAGTCCAGTATTTTGTTCGAGTCTCGTATTGTTGATATACTTCGTGGCTTTCGCACCGGTGATCTCAGCGATCTCTCTCCTTCTCAGTTCAG GACGGTTAGTGAGCTACAATGTGAGACGGTGAAGGAAGAGAACGCTATAACGGAAGAGTTATCGGAGTGGCAAGACGATGCGAGCGAACTCGTCATGGGAACATCGTCCAACCCCGAGCAGAGGATCCGACGTCTATCAGAAATCGTCCATCGGACCGATGATCTACGGCTGAGAACGATCACACGTGTGGTGGAACTGCTTAGTCCGCTCCAACAAGCAGAGTTTCTTATCGCTGCGGCTGAGCTTCGTACGGGCGTTGCTGGTTGGGGGACTAGCCACGACCGTCGTCGAAGTTCCAACGTTTGA